One Candidatus Binatia bacterium genomic region harbors:
- a CDS encoding Stf0 family sulfotransferase, with amino-acid sequence MNFSLLDPRNGEAFDLPLSTEAQRNYVVASTPRTGSTLLCRLLWDLGRVGAPKEYLNPMQMRDWEIRLGESAWQRFICGCLRGPAVGLLRLRRWTPEELRRYLERIRERRTSAGGLFGIKLHRHHFDQLFGPGKAAFDEVVSPRQWIFLRREDRVAQAVSWARALQSGRWASHQKFGLPVVYRRRQIQRLIELVDVQEAAWETFFSAHEIEPLRLRYEDLSEDREQSLRNVLDFLGVEGAAEIALPDPDLERQSDDINQRWIERFRSES; translated from the coding sequence GTGAACTTCTCTCTACTCGACCCACGCAACGGCGAGGCATTCGATCTGCCTTTGTCGACGGAGGCCCAACGTAATTATGTGGTGGCCTCCACGCCACGGACGGGCAGCACCTTGTTGTGTCGACTCCTGTGGGATCTTGGGCGCGTGGGCGCCCCCAAGGAATATCTCAACCCGATGCAGATGCGCGATTGGGAGATCCGGCTGGGGGAATCTGCCTGGCAGCGATTTATCTGTGGTTGCCTGCGCGGTCCCGCCGTCGGATTGCTCAGGCTCCGTCGTTGGACACCGGAGGAATTACGTCGATATCTGGAACGGATTCGAGAGCGCCGCACGAGTGCGGGAGGTCTGTTCGGGATCAAGCTTCATCGCCATCACTTCGACCAACTTTTTGGACCGGGAAAGGCTGCTTTCGACGAGGTTGTATCGCCTCGCCAATGGATTTTTCTTCGTCGCGAGGATCGTGTCGCGCAAGCTGTGTCCTGGGCGCGCGCGCTGCAGAGCGGTCGCTGGGCGTCCCATCAGAAATTTGGGCTGCCTGTGGTTTATCGTCGCCGTCAAATTCAGCGCCTGATCGAGTTGGTCGATGTGCAGGAAGCGGCGTGGGAGACTTTCTTCAGTGCTCACGAGATCGAACCACTGCGTTTGCGCTATGAGGATCTGAGCGAAGATCGCGAACAGAGTTTAAGGAATGTCCTCGATTTTCTGGGCGTGGAGGGTGCTGCCGAAATTGCTCTGCCCGATCCGGATCTCGAACGACAATCTGATGACATCAACCAACGATGGATCGAGCGCTTTCGAAGCGAGTCCTGA
- a CDS encoding glucose 1-dehydrogenase: MRLENRVALITGAAAGIGRETALLFAREGAQVVCVDLDAANAEKTVSEIVTGGGQAVSHKADVSRAADCEAMIARAESEFGKLHIVFNNAGIMDSADDNAEVTEEAVFDRTMAINVKGVFFGCKYGIPAIRRSGGGSIINTASFVALLGAATPQVAYTASKGAVLAMSRELSVIHAREGIRVNALCPGPLRTELLMKFLDTEAKKQRRLVHVPMGRFGEAAEMAQAALYLASEESSYVTGTNFMVDGGITAAYVTPE; encoded by the coding sequence ATGCGTTTGGAAAATCGAGTTGCTTTGATTACAGGAGCCGCAGCCGGGATCGGCCGGGAAACGGCATTGCTTTTTGCTCGCGAAGGGGCCCAGGTCGTCTGCGTCGACCTCGATGCCGCGAATGCCGAAAAAACCGTATCCGAGATTGTTACGGGCGGCGGCCAGGCCGTCTCTCATAAGGCGGACGTCTCGCGTGCTGCCGATTGCGAGGCGATGATCGCGCGCGCGGAGTCGGAGTTCGGCAAGTTGCATATCGTCTTCAATAACGCCGGCATCATGGACTCGGCAGATGATAATGCCGAAGTGACGGAAGAAGCGGTTTTTGATCGTACGATGGCGATTAATGTCAAAGGAGTGTTCTTTGGCTGCAAATACGGAATTCCGGCCATCCGTCGATCGGGCGGAGGGTCGATTATCAATACGGCTTCCTTTGTCGCACTTTTGGGTGCGGCGACACCGCAAGTGGCCTATACGGCTTCCAAGGGGGCGGTCCTGGCGATGTCGCGGGAACTATCGGTGATTCATGCTCGCGAGGGAATTCGGGTCAACGCGCTGTGCCCCGGCCCCCTGCGTACCGAATTGCTCATGAAGTTTCTCGATACAGAAGCCAAAAAACAGCGTCGTCTGGTGCATGTTCCGATGGGGCGTTTTGGCGAAGCGGCCGAGATGGCGCAAGCGGCGCTCTATCTCGCGAGCGAAGAGTCCTCTTATGTCACGGGTACGAATTTCATGGTCGACGGCGGCATCACCGCCGCCTATGTGACACCGGAGTGA
- a CDS encoding aldehyde dehydrogenase family protein — MSDRLCVRNPWNDQLVAELPYDDEASLEKKVSASAAAFAHWRKVPLADRIAQVEEGLARFSAAGDEIALSITQQMGKPLAQSEGEHATCIARARQSIIDAPVALATDILEAPEGFDYRIAHDPLGVVFDLAAWNYPLLIPINVIAPALLAGNTVLLKHSARTPLCARALADAFGDLDVPDLVQDLVLRHDQSTNLIGDRRIAHVAFTGSVEGGREIHRAVGERFIDAGLELGGKDPAYIAEDADLSQAIAGVVDGACYNAGQSCCAVERVYVHRSRHAEFLEGAQALLDAYRAGDPLDPETTIGPLASASAPAFLQEQVDEAVSRGARVVTGGQSLGDHPRFYPPTLLDGVPNDARVMQEESFGPLLPVLSVDSDQEALACMNDSAFGLTASVWSADSERVDALAADLITGTVFQNRCDYLEPALPWTGVGDSGKGSTLSKYGFHALTRRKSLHFRR; from the coding sequence ATGAGTGATAGGCTTTGCGTTCGAAATCCCTGGAATGACCAACTGGTCGCGGAGTTGCCCTACGATGACGAGGCTTCTCTGGAGAAGAAAGTTTCCGCATCTGCGGCTGCATTCGCGCACTGGCGCAAAGTGCCGCTGGCGGATCGGATCGCTCAAGTCGAAGAGGGATTGGCACGCTTCTCCGCTGCTGGAGACGAGATCGCCTTGAGCATTACCCAGCAAATGGGCAAGCCGCTGGCTCAGTCCGAAGGTGAGCATGCGACCTGTATCGCGCGGGCGAGACAATCGATTATCGATGCTCCTGTAGCTTTGGCAACGGACATTCTCGAAGCACCCGAGGGGTTTGATTATCGGATTGCGCATGACCCATTAGGGGTCGTTTTTGATCTGGCCGCCTGGAATTATCCGCTTCTGATTCCGATCAATGTTATTGCGCCGGCACTGCTCGCCGGCAATACGGTGCTCCTGAAGCATAGCGCGCGAACCCCTCTCTGCGCGCGTGCTTTGGCCGATGCATTTGGGGATCTGGATGTTCCTGATCTGGTGCAGGACCTGGTTCTGCGCCATGACCAGTCGACGAATTTGATCGGGGATCGGCGGATAGCTCACGTAGCCTTTACCGGATCCGTCGAGGGCGGTCGCGAGATCCACCGAGCGGTCGGGGAGCGATTCATTGATGCCGGGCTTGAATTAGGTGGCAAGGACCCTGCCTATATCGCGGAGGATGCAGATCTGTCGCAGGCCATCGCCGGGGTCGTGGATGGGGCTTGCTATAATGCGGGACAGTCCTGCTGCGCGGTGGAGCGGGTCTATGTGCATCGCTCGCGACACGCCGAATTTCTCGAGGGGGCTCAGGCTCTGCTCGACGCCTATCGTGCGGGGGATCCGCTCGATCCGGAAACCACGATCGGCCCCCTCGCCAGTGCCTCAGCGCCCGCGTTTCTTCAGGAGCAAGTCGACGAGGCTGTGTCGCGAGGGGCACGGGTCGTGACCGGGGGGCAGAGTCTTGGGGACCATCCACGATTCTACCCGCCGACGCTTCTCGACGGTGTGCCCAACGATGCTCGCGTCATGCAGGAAGAGAGCTTTGGTCCCTTGCTACCCGTTCTGTCGGTCGATTCGGATCAGGAAGCGCTTGCCTGCATGAACGATAGCGCGTTCGGGCTGACTGCGAGCGTCTGGAGCGCGGATTCCGAGAGGGTCGATGCTTTGGCCGCCGACCTGATCACCGGCACCGTATTTCAGAATCGATGTGACTATCTGGAGCCGGCTCTTCCCTGGACGGGCGTTGGAGATAGCGGCAAAGGGTCGACGCTCTCGAAATATGGTTTTCATGCACTGACACGACGGAAGTCCTTGCACTTCCGCCGGTGA
- a CDS encoding amidohydrolase family protein: MADFDTLLRNGTIVDGTGSPRHQADIGLRDGRIAAVGDLSSKSSDRVLDIRGQIVAPGFIDIHTHYDAQVFWDPTLSPSSNHGVTTVVGGNCGFSIAPLSPDAGDYLTRMLARVEGMPLESLQQGVPWNWTSFAEYLESFEEDLAINAGFMVGHSALRRVVMGEKAVGHEADEQEIAAMVELLHESLRGGGLGFSSSVAPTHNDGDGQPVPSRHAAREELIALAGALREHEGTSLEFLPGVGPFQPAEQEMMADLSCASQRALNWNVLVVNSYQPDHPAHQLGAADFAAERGGRVIALTLPQVMSLRLNFVSGFIFDALPGFAEIIALPLPERIEKLADPAVRADLAERAASPDAGAMGFFANWGIYRIDEAFSSATKAHEGRTVAEIAQAENKTTFDAMLDIAVADKLKTSFKPDMPGDDEQSWNLRAKVWQDERTVIGASDAGAHLDMIDTFAVSTMLLGPGVREKKLLSLEEAVHQLTDIPGRLYGFTDRGRIAEGWHADLVIFDENTIGAGPVHTREDLPGGAARLYAEAEGISRVIVAGVDILVDGEPTGATPGQVMRSGIDTAGTAL; this comes from the coding sequence ATGGCAGACTTTGATACCCTTTTGAGGAATGGAACTATCGTGGACGGGACCGGAAGCCCACGACACCAGGCAGATATCGGTCTCCGCGACGGCCGGATCGCAGCTGTCGGTGATCTTTCTTCCAAAAGCAGCGATCGAGTGCTCGACATCCGCGGCCAGATCGTGGCCCCCGGCTTCATCGATATCCACACTCATTATGATGCTCAGGTTTTCTGGGATCCTACCCTCAGCCCGTCCTCCAACCACGGCGTGACCACAGTCGTCGGTGGGAACTGCGGATTCTCCATCGCGCCGCTCTCACCCGATGCCGGGGACTACCTTACCCGCATGCTCGCACGCGTCGAAGGAATGCCGCTGGAGTCGCTGCAGCAAGGCGTCCCCTGGAATTGGACGAGCTTTGCCGAGTATCTCGAGAGCTTCGAGGAAGACCTCGCTATCAATGCCGGCTTCATGGTCGGACATTCGGCCTTGCGACGCGTCGTCATGGGCGAGAAGGCCGTCGGCCATGAAGCCGATGAGCAGGAGATCGCGGCCATGGTCGAACTCCTCCATGAATCCCTGCGCGGCGGCGGGCTCGGCTTCTCCTCCTCCGTGGCGCCCACCCATAATGATGGAGACGGGCAGCCGGTTCCCTCGCGCCATGCTGCCCGTGAGGAATTGATCGCATTGGCAGGCGCGCTCCGGGAGCATGAGGGCACCAGCCTCGAATTCCTGCCCGGGGTGGGCCCCTTCCAACCTGCCGAGCAGGAAATGATGGCCGACCTCTCCTGCGCCTCCCAGCGCGCATTGAATTGGAACGTGCTGGTGGTGAACTCCTACCAGCCCGATCATCCCGCACACCAGTTGGGAGCCGCCGACTTTGCGGCAGAGCGTGGGGGTCGCGTGATCGCCCTGACGCTCCCTCAGGTCATGTCCCTCCGGCTCAACTTTGTCTCGGGGTTCATCTTCGATGCGCTGCCGGGCTTTGCCGAGATCATCGCACTCCCCCTGCCCGAGCGTATCGAGAAACTCGCCGACCCCGCGGTCCGCGCCGACCTCGCCGAACGTGCCGCCTCCCCCGATGCCGGAGCGATGGGGTTTTTCGCCAACTGGGGGATCTACCGAATCGATGAGGCCTTCAGTAGCGCAACAAAAGCCCATGAGGGCCGTACGGTCGCCGAGATCGCGCAGGCAGAGAACAAGACGACCTTCGATGCGATGCTCGACATCGCGGTGGCCGACAAACTCAAGACCTCATTCAAACCCGATATGCCGGGGGATGACGAGCAAAGCTGGAACCTGCGCGCCAAAGTCTGGCAGGACGAACGCACCGTCATCGGAGCCTCCGACGCAGGCGCGCATCTGGATATGATCGACACCTTTGCGGTATCGACCATGCTTCTGGGGCCCGGGGTCCGCGAGAAAAAACTTCTCTCGCTCGAAGAAGCCGTCCACCAACTCACCGACATTCCCGGGCGACTCTATGGCTTCACGGACCGCGGCAGGATCGCCGAAGGCTGGCATGCTGACCTCGTCATATTCGACGAAAACACAATCGGCGCCGGGCCCGTTCATACACGAGAGGACTTGCCTGGCGGTGCAGCCAGGCTCTATGCCGAGGCTGAAGGGATCTCCCGCGTCATCGTTGCCGGGGTGGACATCCTCGTCGACGGGGAGCCTACCGGCGCCACGCCGGGACAGGTGATGCGATCGGGAATCGATACCGCAGGCACTGCCCTATAG
- a CDS encoding sulfatase-like hydrolase/transferase, giving the protein MRCLGWILCAFGLLCVPALAQAAKPQENPNIILIISDDHGWPYYGFMQRYLRERLNRGEFRIDPTRFREGYDHPEIVIPEDIVSSSPTQDCGVDQPGCQPCRDGDCTPPIHRILTPSIDRLAEDGSYFPAAHTGAVVCKPSMASILTGLHNGDYQSVRGKILTPTLPEWLPGFSEEQGIRDPTTYLTMAGGKWAYGKTFVDRRFRRKKPFDRDYPRGNPEAATRNREILSPRRGADGIPFERAMDFIDCATCADASKCILPATERRADPDSSRMAPRVDSCTAQPFFLVIGPSIPHQNIRLPKYCPIFPRDEVQCGKEPYKSHSAYCHYRPELDRNDDGVLTGDEYLVCEGLIPGYRQIASNIAAEGDRFREASGLDRNVAYLSWISVLDRAVDELYVQLAARGELENTIIMLITDNGFNTANNSKKHFSANGMQSPIVMFDGRNQNAGQNCGPNLPGCQSRFAHAVDLLATMREVSGTATQTCPPPGVDCVNCCPDSRPDQKSRYEGITLTNREPRPCDIPAHFSPNEKQIFRQCMIGRKHGSGQTTNPGKQWYLLAEVEDPSTSTGNHLCKLYRRDCAGFHELFDLNSDPSERNELFHEADTVCGAVAPKMKEMLALSMDQKGWNDCLAGEKHNAPL; this is encoded by the coding sequence ATGCGTTGTCTTGGTTGGATCCTGTGTGCATTTGGCCTTCTCTGCGTCCCCGCCTTGGCGCAGGCCGCCAAGCCGCAAGAGAACCCGAATATTATTCTGATCATCTCGGATGATCACGGGTGGCCCTACTATGGCTTCATGCAGCGATATCTCCGCGAACGTTTGAACCGCGGTGAATTCCGGATCGACCCGACTCGCTTCAGGGAAGGTTACGACCATCCCGAAATCGTGATCCCCGAGGACATCGTCTCCTCAAGTCCCACACAGGATTGCGGCGTCGACCAACCCGGTTGTCAGCCCTGCAGGGACGGTGACTGCACCCCGCCAATCCATCGAATTCTCACGCCTTCGATCGATCGCCTCGCCGAAGACGGTTCCTATTTCCCGGCAGCCCACACGGGGGCCGTTGTCTGCAAACCTTCCATGGCCAGCATCCTCACAGGACTCCATAATGGCGATTACCAGTCCGTTCGCGGCAAGATCCTCACCCCGACACTGCCGGAATGGTTACCCGGGTTTTCTGAAGAGCAAGGTATTCGAGACCCGACCACCTATCTGACCATGGCCGGCGGGAAATGGGCCTACGGGAAAACATTTGTGGATCGACGCTTCCGTCGCAAAAAACCTTTTGATCGGGATTATCCCAGGGGAAATCCCGAAGCGGCCACGCGAAACCGAGAGATCCTCAGTCCCCGCCGCGGGGCCGACGGCATACCCTTTGAGCGAGCGATGGACTTTATCGATTGCGCCACCTGTGCCGACGCCTCCAAGTGTATTCTCCCGGCCACAGAACGACGGGCCGACCCGGACAGTTCCCGCATGGCCCCCCGAGTCGATAGCTGCACTGCGCAACCATTCTTCCTGGTGATCGGTCCCTCGATACCTCACCAGAATATACGTTTGCCAAAATACTGTCCGATTTTCCCGCGGGATGAGGTGCAATGCGGGAAAGAGCCCTACAAAAGCCACAGCGCCTATTGTCATTATCGACCCGAACTCGATCGCAACGACGACGGCGTGTTGACCGGCGACGAGTATCTCGTATGTGAAGGACTGATTCCGGGATATCGACAGATCGCATCCAATATCGCCGCCGAAGGAGATCGTTTCCGAGAGGCTTCCGGACTCGATCGGAACGTCGCCTATCTATCCTGGATCAGCGTTCTCGACCGCGCGGTAGATGAACTTTACGTTCAGCTGGCAGCGCGCGGAGAACTTGAAAACACGATCATCATGCTGATCACGGACAACGGATTCAACACGGCCAACAACAGCAAAAAGCATTTCTCGGCTAACGGCATGCAGTCGCCGATTGTCATGTTCGATGGACGAAACCAAAATGCCGGCCAGAATTGCGGTCCCAATCTTCCGGGCTGCCAAAGTCGCTTCGCGCACGCTGTCGATCTCCTCGCAACCATGCGTGAGGTCTCGGGAACCGCGACTCAAACCTGCCCGCCACCAGGCGTCGATTGCGTAAACTGTTGCCCGGACTCACGCCCGGATCAGAAATCACGCTACGAGGGAATCACGCTCACAAATCGCGAGCCCCGCCCCTGCGATATCCCTGCCCACTTCAGTCCCAACGAAAAGCAGATATTCCGGCAATGTATGATCGGCCGAAAACATGGCTCCGGACAGACGACCAATCCGGGGAAGCAATGGTATCTGCTTGCCGAGGTCGAAGATCCATCGACCAGCACCGGCAATCACCTCTGCAAACTCTACCGTCGTGATTGCGCCGGCTTTCACGAGCTTTTTGATTTGAACAGCGACCCCAGCGAGCGAAACGAACTCTTTCACGAAGCAGATACGGTATGTGGCGCCGTTGCCCCGAAAATGAAAGAGATGCTGGCCCTGAGCATGGATCAAAAGGGCTGGAACGATTGTCTTGCGGGAGAAAAACACAACGCCCCTCTCTGA
- a CDS encoding Zn-dependent alcohol dehydrogenase has product MRAAVLEEAGKPVEIRQDVEIAAPKAGQVSVEVRHCGLCHSDLSIIDGVFPGMMPLVLGHEASGVVAEVGPGVTSLVPGDHVVLTPTPPCGTCYFCIRGEASVCTNANSIITGLLPDGTTPLSINGEPVYRGVGVGAFADRVVTQETGAVKIDKDIPLDIACVIGCAVQTGTGAVLNAAGVKSGDTVLIMGLGGVGLSAVQGARVAGASRILVSDPVGERREAALSMGATDLLDPMQDDVAAVAQAVNGVGVDFAFETAGKSALLDTGLAAIRNGGTLVCVGAPPLDEAFTVLPAALVITGKKIISTVLGDAHSLRDIPRYLDLWKAGRLDLEALITNSRPIEEINQACDDLRSGKGVRTVLNF; this is encoded by the coding sequence ATGCGTGCAGCCGTATTGGAAGAAGCCGGAAAACCGGTCGAGATTCGTCAGGACGTGGAAATCGCAGCACCCAAGGCCGGGCAGGTCTCGGTGGAAGTTCGCCATTGCGGTCTCTGCCACTCGGATCTCAGCATCATTGACGGCGTGTTTCCCGGAATGATGCCTCTGGTGCTTGGCCACGAAGCTTCGGGCGTCGTTGCGGAAGTGGGCCCCGGGGTGACCTCTCTGGTTCCGGGGGATCACGTCGTTCTGACACCGACGCCGCCCTGCGGCACCTGCTATTTCTGCATTCGGGGTGAGGCCAGCGTTTGCACCAATGCCAACTCGATTATCACCGGCCTGTTGCCCGACGGAACAACGCCGCTCTCCATCAATGGTGAGCCTGTCTATCGTGGGGTCGGTGTCGGTGCGTTTGCGGACCGGGTGGTCACGCAGGAAACCGGTGCGGTGAAGATCGACAAGGATATTCCTCTTGATATTGCCTGCGTGATTGGATGCGCCGTGCAGACGGGCACAGGAGCGGTCCTGAACGCAGCCGGTGTGAAATCCGGGGACACTGTTCTGATCATGGGATTGGGTGGTGTCGGACTATCCGCCGTTCAGGGGGCTCGCGTCGCCGGAGCCTCTCGCATTCTTGTTTCCGATCCGGTGGGGGAGCGGCGCGAGGCGGCTCTCTCCATGGGAGCTACGGACCTGCTCGATCCGATGCAGGACGATGTCGCGGCAGTCGCGCAGGCTGTGAACGGCGTGGGTGTGGACTTCGCTTTCGAGACCGCAGGTAAAAGCGCTCTCCTCGACACCGGTTTGGCTGCGATCCGCAATGGGGGCACTCTGGTCTGCGTCGGAGCACCGCCGCTGGATGAAGCCTTTACTGTTCTTCCTGCCGCGCTCGTGATCACGGGAAAGAAAATCATCTCGACTGTTCTGGGTGATGCGCATTCGCTGCGCGATATCCCTCGCTACCTCGATCTCTGGAAGGCGGGACGCCTCGATCTGGAGGCTTTGATCACCAACAGCCGTCCGATCGAAGAAATCAACCAGGCCTGCGACGACCTGCGGTCGGGCAAGGGTGTGCGAACCGTCCTGAACTTTTAG
- a CDS encoding glycosyltransferase family 39 protein, translated as MVTIGAPLPQRKTAVLLALVFLVTTAFTWAAWGHVRVDMGGALHRAERLADGAILYRDVQVHYTPLAPYTMAALLAVFGKHLTVVYLTGLAILMLQSLLLWKIARRFLDESETAIGLIAFWLLLAFQPGLFNWVLPNVFAGTFASLFATAVVAMIVSDIEAPRANKLLAASLLVGMTGLSKLEYGLATAITVVFYTLLIRPRPEQTTSEAIRSRGADLLRVGLPGALLAALVLGALLTTVSWDVLIFDNIYRVRSLSDALDNYTRNLFPPLWPEVTNAALCYLVVFPATAGIAALGVSWIRQGVIDAIAGIFLLLLAAGITYLATRHFSPDEIVNIYKQIQFSWAPLAWISLTAVAMVLRDRMAPLNRWRVLAIVGLFSFIVTLRWSFRVAWPAYYAVLAPFLVVWLVSGVTRFFYPAVPQRSRGMAFVLTVWIACGASAHASQYRSKTFPLSFPRGTIYTTPQTGIPMKRTVDFLRMQTRPGTAVAVLPEEQLINFFAETPHPTTDTGVGPGWLATQADKERFLQQIDDAETPFLILSRRRYPEFGAGNFASYEPWVVAQLQKSFHLEVRTKFYQIWMRNQWPAEGQP; from the coding sequence ATGGTGACGATAGGAGCCCCTCTACCCCAACGGAAAACGGCCGTCCTTCTGGCGCTCGTCTTTCTGGTGACGACCGCCTTCACCTGGGCGGCTTGGGGGCACGTGCGGGTCGATATGGGCGGGGCGCTCCACCGCGCCGAACGCCTGGCCGATGGCGCCATTCTCTATCGTGACGTCCAGGTGCACTATACACCGCTGGCGCCCTACACGATGGCAGCGCTTCTGGCGGTCTTCGGCAAGCACCTGACCGTTGTCTATCTGACCGGCCTGGCGATCCTGATGCTGCAATCCTTGCTGCTATGGAAAATTGCCCGTCGCTTCCTCGATGAATCCGAAACCGCGATCGGTCTGATCGCATTCTGGCTCCTGCTCGCTTTTCAGCCGGGTCTTTTCAATTGGGTACTCCCGAACGTCTTCGCAGGTACGTTCGCCAGCCTGTTTGCCACAGCCGTCGTCGCGATGATCGTATCCGACATCGAGGCTCCCCGGGCCAACAAGCTGCTTGCCGCCAGCCTGCTGGTCGGCATGACAGGACTCTCCAAACTCGAGTACGGTCTGGCAACGGCCATCACCGTGGTCTTCTATACGCTGTTGATCAGGCCCCGCCCGGAACAAACCACGTCAGAGGCGATCCGAAGTCGAGGAGCAGATCTTTTACGCGTGGGCCTTCCGGGAGCTCTGTTGGCAGCACTCGTGCTGGGCGCTCTTCTGACCACCGTGTCGTGGGATGTTCTGATTTTCGACAATATCTATCGGGTACGCTCCCTCTCCGACGCTCTTGATAATTATACCAGAAACTTGTTCCCGCCCTTGTGGCCGGAAGTTACCAATGCCGCTCTTTGCTATCTGGTTGTTTTTCCGGCGACCGCCGGCATTGCCGCCCTGGGCGTCAGTTGGATCCGGCAGGGTGTCATCGATGCGATTGCCGGAATTTTTCTCCTGCTTCTTGCCGCCGGCATTACCTACCTCGCGACGCGCCATTTTAGCCCCGACGAGATCGTCAACATCTACAAACAGATTCAGTTCAGCTGGGCTCCTTTGGCATGGATTTCCCTTACCGCAGTCGCGATGGTTCTCCGCGACCGTATGGCGCCCCTGAATCGTTGGCGCGTCCTCGCGATCGTGGGTCTTTTCTCCTTTATCGTCACCCTGCGCTGGTCATTTCGCGTCGCCTGGCCTGCCTATTATGCAGTTCTCGCCCCTTTCCTGGTCGTATGGCTGGTCTCCGGGGTAACCAGATTCTTCTACCCGGCTGTACCGCAGCGGTCTCGCGGCATGGCCTTCGTCCTGACGGTATGGATTGCATGCGGCGCGAGCGCACATGCCTCCCAATATCGCAGCAAGACGTTTCCACTCAGCTTCCCGCGGGGAACGATCTACACGACACCCCAAACTGGAATTCCCATGAAGCGGACGGTCGACTTTCTGCGCATGCAAACCAGACCGGGAACCGCCGTGGCCGTCTTGCCTGAAGAGCAGTTGATCAATTTTTTCGCCGAAACCCCGCATCCGACCACCGACACGGGCGTCGGCCCCGGGTGGCTGGCCACACAGGCAGACAAAGAGCGATTCCTGCAGCAGATCGACGATGCCGAGACCCCATTCCTGATTCTCAGCCGGCGACGATACCCCGAATTTGGTGCTGGCAACTTCGCCTCATATGAACCCTGGGTCGTCGCACAGCTGCAGAAGTCCTTCCATCTCGAAGTGAGAACCAAGTTCTATCAAATCTGGATGCGCAATCAGTGGCCCGCCGAGGGCCAACCATGA